In the Nerophis ophidion isolate RoL-2023_Sa linkage group LG01, RoL_Noph_v1.0, whole genome shotgun sequence genome, one interval contains:
- the LOC133540536 gene encoding gastrula zinc finger protein XlCGF57.1-like, producing MDDYCYAKMATSCQREHSSKSPMEIKTKYGDVQQTIGHSEQLPPRANEEGDAFNQESPRSPHIKEEEDEFWITQEADYTNLPLTIISVKTEDDEEKPQVDNLLAPLSDSEAQDNVEKPLSSDTDCEVDMRTHTDDKHYNCSKKTVKKHFNCSICAKSFTKKSSFTQHMRTHTGEKPFDCSFCGKTFSQKINLTAHMRSHTGEKPYNCSVCGRNFSYNTHLTNHMRTHTGEKPFSCSVCGKRYSRKSELIIHIRTHTEEKPFICSVCGRNFSQKQTLTAHMRTHTGEKPFKCSICGKKCSQKTNLTAHMRTHTGEKPFNCSVCDKVFSYKIHLTTHLRTHTGDKTFNCSVCRKGFYRKTDLTRHMRTHTGEKPFQCLVCGQNISQKAYLTAHMRTHSGEKPFKCSVCGQNFARNSHLTVHMRTHTGEKPFICSICSKKCSRKSDLTAHMRTHTGEKPFDCSVCGQNFARRQYLTGHMKTHTGEKSFNCSVCGRSFSRKENLAGHMRTHTGEKPFKCSVCGKNFALKTQLTGHMRTHTGDKPFNCSACGKSFYTRRGLRRHTLKHAIEQN from the coding sequence acgtccagcagacGATTGGTCATTCAGAACAACTTCCTCCTCGGGCAAATGAAGAGGGCGACGCTTTTAACCAAGAGAGTCCAAGGtcgccccacattaaagaggaagaggatgaATTCTGGATAACACaggaagctgattacaccaaCTTGCCACTGACTATcatctctgtgaagactgaagatgatgaagagaaaccacaagtagacaacctcctagctccactatcagatagtgaggcccAAGACAACGTTGAAAAACCTTtaagcagcgatacagactgtgaagttgatatgaggactcacactgacgaCAAACATTACAACTGTTCTAAAAAGAcagttaaaaaacattttaactgcTCAATTTGtgctaaaagctttactaaaaagagcagTTTTAcgcaacacatgagaacacacacaggggaAAAACCATTTGATTGTTCATTTTGCGGCAAAACATTTTCCCAAAAGATTAATTTGACAGCACACATGagatcacacactggagaaaaaccatatAATTGTTCAGTGTGTGGTAGAAATTTTTCCTATAATACCCATTTGACAaaccacatgagaacgcacacgggagaaaaaccatTCAGCTGTTCAGTATGTGGGAAAAGATATTCTCGGAAGAGTGAATTGATAATACACATTAGAACGCACACGGAGGAGAAACCATTCATTTGTTCAGTCTGTGGTAGAAACTTCTCTCAAAAACAAACTTTGACTgcacatatgagaacacacacgggagaaaagCCGTTCAAATGTTCCATTTGTGGTAAAAAATGTTCTCAGAAGACCAATTTgacagcacacatgagaacacacacaggagaaaaaccattcaACTGCTCAGTCTGTGATAAAGTTTTTTCCTATAAAATCCACTTGACAACTCacttgagaacacacacaggagataaAACATTTAATTGTTCTGTGTGTAGGAAAGGCTTTTATCGTAAAACTGATTTAAcgagacacatgagaacacacactggcgagAAGCCATTTCAATGTTTAGTTTGTGGTCAAAATATTTCTCAAAAGGCTTATTTGACAGCACATATGAGAACGCACTCGGGAGAGAAACCATTTAAATGTTCAGTTTGTGGTCAAAATTTTGCCCGCAATAGCCATCTGactgtacacatgagaacacacacaggggaAAAACCGTTTATTTGTTCAATTTGCAGTAAGAAATGTTCTCGCAAGAGTGATTTGAcagcacacatgagaacgcacacaggagagAAACCATTTGATTGTTCGGTCTGCGGTCAAAACTTTGCCCGAAGACAATATTTGACtggacacatgaaaacacacacaggagaaaaaagcTTCAATTGTTCAGTTTGCGGGAGAAGTTTTTCTCGCAAGGAAAATTTGGCCGGACACATGcgaacgcacactggagaaaaaccctttaaaTGTTCGGTTTGTGGGAAAAACTTTGCTCTCAAGACTCAACTCAcaggacacatgagaacacacaccggagataAACCCTTTAATTGTTCAGCTTGCGGAAAAAGCTTTTATACCAGGCGAGGTCTGAGGCGGCACACACTGAAACACGCAATTGAACAAAACTAG